A genomic region of Micromonospora sp. NBC_01796 contains the following coding sequences:
- a CDS encoding ABC transporter ATP-binding protein, protein MTSVSTAPDSATTSVALSGVSKVYGRGENAVLALDRISLDVAPGEFVCLVGASGCGKSTLLNLVAGLDTPSGGTIRVGDAAEPGPDSPGRRPASSGRLPSPGLMFQEPALFPWLTVAANVELPLKLRGLSRAERRDRVAELLDTVHLGDFGRRRPHELSGGMRQRVALARTLALDTPVLLMDEPFGALDAMTRDLLHDELERIWTERRLTVLFVTHNVREAARLADRIVLLSSRPGRIIYETRVTTPRPRRIDSAEVAAVAAEVTDRLRTEVGRHGR, encoded by the coding sequence ATGACGTCCGTATCCACGGCACCGGACAGCGCGACCACCTCGGTCGCGCTGTCCGGCGTCAGCAAGGTGTACGGCCGAGGCGAGAACGCGGTCCTCGCGCTCGACCGGATCTCCCTGGACGTCGCGCCGGGTGAGTTCGTCTGTCTCGTCGGCGCCTCCGGGTGTGGCAAGAGCACACTGCTCAACCTGGTCGCCGGGCTCGACACCCCGAGCGGCGGCACGATCCGGGTCGGCGACGCCGCCGAGCCGGGGCCGGATTCCCCGGGTCGCCGACCGGCGTCGTCCGGTCGGCTCCCGTCGCCCGGACTGATGTTCCAGGAGCCCGCCCTCTTTCCCTGGCTCACCGTGGCGGCCAACGTCGAACTGCCGCTGAAGCTGCGTGGCCTGTCCCGCGCCGAGCGGCGGGATCGGGTCGCCGAGCTGCTGGACACGGTGCACCTGGGCGACTTCGGCCGACGGCGGCCGCACGAACTGTCCGGCGGTATGCGTCAGCGGGTCGCGCTGGCTCGTACGTTGGCGCTCGACACCCCGGTCCTGCTGATGGACGAACCCTTCGGGGCGCTCGACGCGATGACCCGTGACCTGCTGCACGACGAGCTGGAACGGATCTGGACCGAGCGTCGGCTGACGGTCCTGTTCGTCACGCACAACGTACGGGAGGCGGCCCGGCTCGCCGACCGGATCGTGCTGCTCTCCAGCCGACCGGGCCGGATCATCTACGAGACCCGGGTGACCACACCCCGTCCCCGCCGGATCGACTCCGCGGAGGTCGCGGCCGTCGCCGCCGAGGTCACCGACCGACTGCGTACGGAGGTGGGCCGACATGGCCGGTGA
- a CDS encoding RrF2 family transcriptional regulator, translated as MYVSARSDYAIRAMLAIAAGTRAHPTSGGTGDDPTTTVGEIAAGGGGPVKAATLATAQEIPLSFLHGILHDLRRAGLLLSYRGVDGGYLLARPAAQISVGDVLRALSGSLTTVRGLPTEAAAYHGVATELGNVWLAVHSAIEDVVDRTSLADLLAPHLHAPEPGAVH; from the coding sequence ATGTACGTCTCAGCCCGCAGCGACTACGCGATCCGCGCCATGCTGGCCATCGCGGCGGGAACCCGCGCCCACCCGACGTCGGGCGGGACGGGTGACGACCCCACCACCACCGTCGGTGAGATTGCCGCCGGTGGTGGTGGGCCGGTCAAGGCGGCCACGCTCGCCACCGCCCAGGAGATTCCGTTGAGTTTCCTGCACGGCATCCTGCACGACCTGCGCCGGGCCGGACTGTTGCTGAGTTACCGCGGGGTCGACGGCGGCTACCTGCTGGCCCGTCCGGCCGCCCAGATCAGCGTCGGTGACGTCCTGCGGGCGCTGAGCGGCTCGCTCACCACCGTACGCGGATTGCCGACCGAAGCCGCCGCCTACCACGGGGTGGCGACCGAACTCGGCAACGTCTGGCTCGCCGTACACAGCGCGATCGAGGACGTGGTGGACCGGACCAGCCTGGCCGACCTGCTCGCACCCCACCTGCACGCGCCCGAACCCGGTGCCGTCCACTGA
- a CDS encoding sulfite exporter TauE/SafE family protein, translating to MSGWELALAVVLGTLAAAIGTPTGVSGGLLLLPLLLTVFGLGGTVASATNLLFNIVSTPIGIARQRRVDAQLTLLLVGSAAPAAVVGALVNVFLLGDSAAFRALVAALLGVVGVSILVPRPRSSGTAPLTGRGRSVMLVVGAASGLLGGFYGLGGAVLAAPATLLLTGWPVVRISGAALVATFVVSVTGLATYAGLSLAGHTAVQTPHWPLGLALGAGGVIGGYWASRYATRVPDRLLRTVLAAMVGLGALRLVLS from the coding sequence GTGAGCGGTTGGGAACTGGCCCTCGCCGTTGTCCTCGGTACGCTCGCCGCCGCCATCGGTACGCCGACGGGAGTCTCCGGCGGCCTGCTCCTGCTACCGCTGCTGCTGACCGTCTTCGGGTTGGGCGGCACGGTCGCAAGCGCCACCAACCTGCTGTTCAACATCGTGTCCACACCGATCGGGATCGCCCGCCAGCGGCGGGTCGACGCCCAGCTCACCCTGCTGCTGGTCGGATCGGCCGCCCCGGCCGCGGTCGTCGGTGCGCTGGTGAACGTCTTCCTGCTCGGTGACTCGGCCGCCTTCCGAGCGCTGGTGGCGGCCCTGCTCGGCGTGGTCGGGGTCAGCATCCTGGTGCCCCGCCCACGGTCGTCCGGCACGGCTCCGCTGACCGGGCGGGGTCGCTCGGTGATGCTGGTCGTGGGCGCCGCCAGCGGGCTGCTCGGCGGGTTCTACGGCCTGGGCGGAGCGGTCCTCGCCGCCCCCGCGACGCTGCTGCTCACCGGCTGGCCGGTGGTCCGGATCTCGGGTGCCGCACTGGTCGCCACGTTTGTCGTCTCGGTCACCGGACTGGCCACGTACGCTGGCCTGAGCCTCGCCGGGCACACGGCGGTACAGACTCCACACTGGCCGCTCGGTCTCGCCCTCGGGGCCGGCGGTGTCATCGGCGGCTACTGGGCGTCCAGGTACGCCACCCGGGTGCCCGACCGGCTGCTCCGGACCGTACTCGCCGCCATGGTCGGGTTGGGTGCGCTCCGCCTCGTTCTGAGCTGA
- a CDS encoding ABC transporter permease, translating to MAGDTITTRREEAETLSGLDALEIASRQKVAGGARLFWAATWPKLAAVGLAIGIWQVVVWTGWKDPWALPGPGPVFTDLGQYLLTSAFWDGLATTARRAAVGFLAAVAFGLVLGLAVARSRILRAALGSMITALQTMPSIAWFPLAILLFQLSEQAIFFVVVLGAAPSIANGVIHGVDYVPPLLLRAGRNIGARGLNLYWYVIAPAALPAIVAGLKQGWAFAWRSLMAGELLVVIATKTSIGAQLVYARELSEAERLIAIMIVILVLGLFVDAAFGVVDRAIRRRWGLLQSRRR from the coding sequence ATGGCCGGTGACACCATCACCACCAGGCGGGAAGAGGCGGAGACCCTCTCCGGCCTCGACGCGCTGGAGATCGCCTCCCGGCAGAAGGTGGCCGGCGGCGCCCGGCTGTTCTGGGCGGCGACCTGGCCCAAGCTCGCCGCCGTCGGTCTCGCCATCGGCATCTGGCAGGTGGTCGTCTGGACCGGTTGGAAGGACCCGTGGGCACTGCCCGGCCCGGGGCCCGTCTTCACCGACCTCGGGCAGTACCTGCTCACCTCCGCGTTCTGGGACGGTCTGGCCACCACCGCCCGGCGAGCCGCGGTGGGCTTCCTCGCGGCCGTCGCGTTCGGACTCGTGCTCGGCCTCGCGGTGGCCCGCAGCCGCATCCTGCGTGCCGCGCTCGGCTCGATGATCACCGCGCTGCAGACCATGCCGTCGATCGCCTGGTTCCCACTGGCGATCCTGCTGTTCCAGCTCAGCGAACAGGCGATCTTCTTCGTGGTGGTGCTCGGCGCCGCGCCGTCGATCGCCAACGGCGTCATCCACGGCGTCGACTACGTCCCGCCGCTGCTGCTGCGGGCCGGCCGCAACATCGGTGCCAGGGGGTTGAACCTCTACTGGTACGTGATCGCGCCGGCCGCGCTGCCGGCGATCGTCGCGGGACTCAAGCAGGGCTGGGCGTTCGCCTGGCGCAGCCTGATGGCCGGCGAGTTGCTGGTGGTGATCGCGACGAAGACCTCCATCGGCGCACAGCTCGTCTACGCCCGGGAACTCTCCGAGGCGGAGCGGCTGATCGCGATCATGATCGTGATCCTGGTGCTGGGTCTCTTCGTCGACGCGGCCTTCGGTGTGGTGGACCGGGCCATCCGGCGCCGCTGGGGCCTGCTGCAGTCACGACGCAGGTAA